The following are from one region of the Mus caroli chromosome 13, CAROLI_EIJ_v1.1, whole genome shotgun sequence genome:
- the Cartpt gene encoding cocaine- and amphetamine-regulated transcript protein isoform X2, with translation MESSRLRLLPLLGAALLLLLPLLGAGAQEDAELQPRALDIYSAVDDASHEKELIEALQEVLKKLKSKRIPIYEKKYGQVPMCDAGEQCAVRKGARIGKLCDCPRGTSCNSFLLKCL, from the exons ATGGAGAGCTCCCGCCTGAGGCTGCTACCCCTCCTGGGCGCCGCCCTGCTGCTACTGCTACCTTTGCTGGGTGCCGGTGCCCAGGAGGACGCCGAGCTGCAGCCCCGAGCCCTGGACATCTACTCTGCCGTGGATGATGCGTCCCACGAGAAGGAGCTG ATCGAAGCGTTGCAAGAAGTCCTGAAGAAGCTCAAGAGTAAACGCATTCCGATCTACGAGAAGAAGTACGGCCAAGTCCCCATG TGTGACGCTGGAGAGCAGTGCGCAGTGAGGAAAGGGGCCAGGATCGGGAAGCTGTGTGACTGTCCCCGAGGAACTTCCTGCAATTCTTTCCTCTTGAAGTGCTTGTGA
- the Cartpt gene encoding cocaine- and amphetamine-regulated transcript protein isoform X1: MESSRLRLLPLLGAALLLLLPLLGAGAQEDAELQPRALDIYSAVDDASHEKELPRRQLRAPGAMLQIEALQEVLKKLKSKRIPIYEKKYGQVPMCDAGEQCAVRKGARIGKLCDCPRGTSCNSFLLKCL; encoded by the exons ATGGAGAGCTCCCGCCTGAGGCTGCTACCCCTCCTGGGCGCCGCCCTGCTGCTACTGCTACCTTTGCTGGGTGCCGGTGCCCAGGAGGACGCCGAGCTGCAGCCCCGAGCCCTGGACATCTACTCTGCCGTGGATGATGCGTCCCACGAGAAGGAGCTG CCAAGGCGGCAACTTCGGGCTCCCGGCGCTATGTTGCAGATCGAAGCGTTGCAAGAAGTCCTGAAGAAGCTCAAGAGTAAACGCATTCCGATCTACGAGAAGAAGTACGGCCAAGTCCCCATG TGTGACGCTGGAGAGCAGTGCGCAGTGAGGAAAGGGGCCAGGATCGGGAAGCTGTGTGACTGTCCCCGAGGAACTTCCTGCAATTCTTTCCTCTTGAAGTGCTTGTGA